The DNA sequence ttcatttttgggtgaactatacctttaatgcaccatgaactaacaatgaacaattgtatgttcataaactaacatgaacaaagatgaataaatgctgtaagaatatatattgttcattgatatttaatgatacctaatgcattaactaatgttaacaaatggaaccttattgtaaagcataTCAGTGGGTGTAATATAGGCCTAATTATTCACTCTTGTCTAATATTGTCTGGATGTAAATGTCTGTAGTTTTGAAGAAAACATTTTCTCCAAATGTTGATTATTGCGACATCAGTTGACAGGCATGGCTTCCGCAGTGCAAATGAACCAAAGAGCTTTGAATATATTTATTCGCTGTTTTGATTTTCCGTCTTTCCCTTCTAATGGACAGAATGGAGAACTCATCCAAAGAGGAGTACAAGATCCAGTCATTTGATGTGGAGACGCAGAAACTCCTCAAAACTGCCTTGAAAGGTCAGTTCTCTTTTATTCGCAGCAGTTTTGCATGATAATGACGACGTGAGGCTCACAAATGTTGGtgaattattttaaaagaataattttgcCTTATTAGACCCAGGTTCAGTTGATCTGGAGAAAGTGTCCAATGTTATAGTGGAGCAGTCTCTGAAGGACCAGGTCTTCAGCAGGGAGGCCGGACGCATCTGTTATACTATAGTCCAGGTAAAATAATGCGCTACATACACGAATATAGCAAGCCATGATTAAAGCTGAGAAGAGTAAGGAATTCTAAAGAGGAATGCAGCACTTACTAAATTGCAGTGTATTCAAGCTTTTGTCTTGTAGTTTTATCATaaaattaagaaaacatttaCTGTGTTACATAAACTTGCTCAGCAAGTATTACCAGCCATTCTTCTGTCTGATATTAAAGTCTCTCGCAACAAAGTAAGCTTGGACAAATGCTTTTAATTGGAATATAACACCTCTCTTATCTGCTCAATCCCCATGTAGGCAGAGGCCAAACAGACCAATGGGAGTGTGTTTCGGCGTAACCTGCTGAACCGACTGCAGCAGGAGTTTAAAGCCAGAGAAGAGACGAGGAAGAGATCCACTCAGGAGTGGGTTTGCGTCGTGTCCTTCATCTGCAACATCTTTGACTACCTCAAGGTGAACAGATGGCGCAGGAACGGTTGCCTTCTCGTGTTTCAGAATTGGATAACTAGGAAAGCATGCTGGAAATTGAAAAGTTAATGGGTATTTGGATAGATATAATTGAAATCAAAGGAATGCATGTAAGATTTCATTGGAAATGTGAACTAACATTTAACTTTATTCTGTCGGCTACAGGTGAACAACATGCCCATGATGGCCCTGGTGCACCCTGTGTACGAATGTTTGTTCAGACTGGCACAGCCTGATGCCCTGAAGAACGAGGAGGAGGTGATTTCTCTTCTTAAGAGCATTTTAAGCATTAGCAGATTCTGGGCAGGCGGTGTTTTGAGAGATTGCTCATTCATTTCAGCTCatgtaaatcatttttttaaattttttttcttatgaaaaaattgTTGAAAGAAtatgagaagaaaaaaattatactgcaaaatattaacataaatatatggacactgtttatttattttaaagaaagaaaaatctataAAGAATTTATTGAAATAATCCGGTCACTgtatgttggggatttccccTCTGAAAGAGCTGAACGCCTGTAACATGAACTTTACTAACGGGTTAATTGCCTCACTCTAACCCatattaatcagctatatccacaacataaacataatattacaacatactgtacagctgCACAGGCAATGAAgccaatgaacaggtgaacttgaacaaaGTTACGCACTAGACAGAATGCGTAACTTGTGTTGTGAACACAAAATATCGCAATCTATAACACaatgttatttttgttgactaaaattatatgccattttagtctaAAATGACTCAAATTACTATGATAAAATGAAACATTgactaaaattaaagggatagttcacacaaaaacgtaaattctctcatcatttactcaccctcatgccatcccagatgtgtgtgactttctttcatctgatgaacacaaattaaggtatttagaagaatagttcagctctgttggtccatataatgcaagtgaatggtcagacatttaaagctccaaaaagcacataaaggcaacataaaagtaatccataagactccagtggttaaattcatatcttcagaagtgatatgataggtgtgggtgagaaacagatcaatatttaagtccttttttttactctaaatctccattttcacttttacatctaaaagtcacatgtggtgcctgtttagtttcactttcacatctgaaagtaatagttaaagtggagatttagagtaaaaaaggacttaaatattgatctgtttctcacccacacctatcatatcacttctgaagacatggattaaaccactggagtcttatggattatttttatgctgcctttatgtaatttttggagcttcagatttctggtcaccattcacttgcattgtatggacctacagagcttaaatattcttctaaaaatcttcatttgtgttctgcagaagaaagaaagtcatacacatctgggatggcatgagggtgagaaaataatgagagaattttcatttgtgggtgaactaaccatttaaatgacatattatatgatgaaatattgacaatTTGAAGATCATTTtcagaaaaattattaaaatacaaaaatactgtgTGAAAATTAATGCTGCGTAAGGTACTCAAAAGATGGGTTAgacgtgtgtgtgttttattaattaatgtatgcatttttcatactgaATTACCCAGCTCTTCATCATTTATCTGATGGTGATTAATTAGCAGAGTTTGAATTTTCATGAATTCATTCAAGGGCTTTGCAACCATCATAATCATATTTTAGGAGTTGTACTGTGCTTGGCCACAGTGCAAAGAAATAATTGTATTCAGTTgcataatacaaaaacatttagACCAAGCAAAAAACAGATTGCATTAGCAGTGGACTGAACGAATGTGCATGCAGTCAGTGGGCAAGCACCTACCATACGATTGTTACatcacctaattaatattcatgagtcaaCGTGATGAAGTATATAATATGTCCCTGCAACTTTTCAGATAGTTTTACACCCCTGAATTTAATCACTAATTTCACTAGTTATGATCACACCCTATgatcactcactctctctctcagatggACTGTCTGGTGCTACAGTTACATCGCATCGGAGATCAGCTGGAGAATATGAATATGCAGTTGATGGATGAGCTGTTTTATCTGCTGAGGGATGGTTTTCTCCTGCAGGAGGATCTGAGCTCCATGGGTCGCCTGCTTCTGCTCGAGATCCTCGAGTTCCGCGCAGGTGGTTGGACTCTCAGCGACACGGCTCAGAAGTACTACTACAGTGAAGTGACGGACTGAGGAATCCACCAATCAGGAGAGAGACAAATGAAGGCAGGAAAAATTGCAATAGGTGAACGGAACCAATAGTGGAggctttatttttataattatcctCAGAGAAAAGCTTTGGCTGTGTTTGGAATACTAGGTTACTACTAAATACTGGGCAGTATGTGCACTCCCTGCCCTTCTGTTTTTATTATCATAGGATGTGAAACAGAATGCGTCAGAGGTACAGCACGCTACATTGCAGTGTTCAGAGCTAAAAAGTCTTTGAGTGTGCTTTGTCTCTGGGTATTCCATGCCCCAGAAAATCTGCACACTATATACTGTAATAGTAAGAAaggtatgctattctgaacatagcctttgTGATTCACTAGGTATGAGATTTAATATGAAGTAGATGATTTAATCAAGGTTAGATGAAGTGCTTGCTTGATTTCAAAGGGTGTGTTATTGAACTTTGTTAGGGGTGTGTTTCTGGTGGCTTTTGAAACCATTACAATAAGGAGCAAGAGAGCACACCCTGTGTGTAAACATCCCCGTTGTCCATGTTAAAATGTTACAGAGGCATTTTGTATCCCAGCATTccttatgtgtgtgtgcagttaaaCGGTCCATTTATGGTTAAGCAACACAATTCATATGAAGACAGTTGGATAATGTCTTCCTATACAATGtctggctgaaaaaaaaaatttattttagccAAAGTTATGCAGCAGTTTGTGGTCAGTATGATTCCTTTAGTGTTCATGAATCTcctaaaatgtaaaatttgatTGGTCGAGGCCTGAATACGAAAGTGAATACATTGGTTTCTAGTTATACATGCTGTGCTGGAGTACATCAAGTTAATATAATTGAAATATACAGATTTACAACAATTACCTTAAAGAGTTCCATGGGCATGTATTTAATGAAGTTGTTTTTGTGACAGATGTTGTCACAAAGGGCTTTTAAAAGCCAGGTAAATAAAGTTTTGAATGTATACTTATTGTTAAAGGAAgaatctgggttcaatacaagttgagctcagtcaacagcatttgtggcataaggtgattaccacaaaaaattaaattcGACTCGTCccagattttctttaaaaaaagcaaatatagaggtatcagtgaggcacttacaatggaagtgaatgggggccaatttttgaatgttaaaatactcacggtttcaaaaatatagccacaagatgtaaacaatatatgcataaacatgattttagtgtgataaaatcgcttattaaccttttctgtgtaaacttatatccaattttgcaact is a window from the Myxocyprinus asiaticus isolate MX2 ecotype Aquarium Trade chromosome 13, UBuf_Myxa_2, whole genome shotgun sequence genome containing:
- the mif4gdb gene encoding MIF4G domain-containing protein B gives rise to the protein MENSSKEEYKIQSFDVETQKLLKTALKDPGSVDLEKVSNVIVEQSLKDQVFSREAGRICYTIVQAEAKQTNGSVFRRNLLNRLQQEFKAREETRKRSTQEWVCVVSFICNIFDYLKVNNMPMMALVHPVYECLFRLAQPDALKNEEEMDCLVLQLHRIGDQLENMNMQLMDELFYLLRDGFLLQEDLSSMGRLLLLEILEFRAGGWTLSDTAQKYYYSEVTD